In Candidatus Poribacteria bacterium, the DNA window CCATCCGTCCTAACCCCTAGACGATAGCGGCTTATATATTGGAAATTCTTACAGAGACAGTTCTGCTGCTTGATGTTCACGATTCAGTTTCATCTGTTATTCTGCCAGCGTGTTCGATCATCTCACTTAATACATCAAGATTCACGTTCGACAGATTGTGGAAACTGATGCTACTTTTCCCAGTCTTGACTTTACCAAGCCGGGGTCCGTAAATCTCAGCGAGATACTTTTTCCCTTCGACAGCGTTGACATACAGACTGAAGTAATTTTTCTGCCGTGTCAACCCAGCGGTGAACCATTCGACTTGCTTCTTATCAGAACGCTGGTAGGAATAATTACCGTAACCGATGATCTGCTGTTCGCTACCACCCCAGAAAACACCTTCCCACATACAGGAATCACGACCCGGTAACGCTGTCTGAATCAGTGTATGAAGTTCCTCTAAAACTGCGCGAATATCTGGGTCTTGGCTCGCTATATAATGATCAGGTGAAGATTCTACCCGTTCCACTGTGTCTCCTGTTCGGTTGCAGAAAGACCTTTTAACAAAATGACTGCCCGGGAAGGACTCGAACCTTCACTACATGGTCCAGAGCCATGCGTCCTACCATTAGACGACCGGGCATTAATACAAAGTATGGTAGCCGTGTGCTATTCTTAGGCACTTTGGTTTACCATACCGGAGAGGATACCAAGAATTTTATCGCTTTGCTGGATTGGATAGATTGCAATATCGATCTGTAAATTCTTTTCCTCCAATTTGAGGAACTGCCAATCGACTCCTGTTGTCGTGGCACCATATACGCACGGGATATCGTTCCCTTTTTCCTGATTGAAACGTTGTGCGGCGATCATTTCGGCAACACATTGCCCGAGTCCAAGCTTCATATCCGTATTTTTTGCTTCAACAAGGGCGATGACAGGTTCTTCCAAAAAAAGTTGTCCCGGTGACAGGCTGATTAAAAAATCGCAAACGCCTGTTAAATCATTTTCAAAATCAACATTAAAGTCGATTCCCGAAAAAAAACTGATCCGATAATCGAACTTTTCACAGAGTTCAACAAGGATATCAGCGACAATAAGTTCAGAACGTGCCTTCTCAGTCCCGATTGCGGCCGCCAAGGGCACCTTTTTCGCTAGCCCTGTTGTGAGATAATCACTCGGGGTAATTGGTTCTATTTCAGAAAAGAGGCCTATGGATTCAGTCTTCTCCAATTCAAATTTTGTTACGACTGATTCCAAGGTGAAATTGCTATAACTCATTATGGCAAAATCCTCAATTCGCGCTTGCAACTAATGCGTATTGTCCACTTTTAAGTATACCTTAAGTGCGTTGCGTTGTCAACTTTTTTTGAGAGTTCGCAATATCGCGAGCGACAAGAAACACCCCAAGCAAAAACACTCGCTCCTACAGCAGCAAGATAGACACATCCATCAAGTAAATATGTAAAACTAAATGCCTATAGAGAGTTGACAGTCTACTGCATTGGCATCACAGAGACTGAGATATTGGAGAAAGTATAGAAGATATTCAGGAATCCGATAAAAATCGTTGGGATAACGAATACGCTCAGCAATGCAAAGGTGCCGGTAGAGAAGGAGACGCGATCGGTTTCCTCGCCTGCCTCTTCAAAAAACATCGCTTTCACAATACGCGCATAGTAGTAGAGCGAAACGACACTATTTAGTAAACCGACAAGTGCGAGCCAATAATATCCCTGTTCAAGGAC includes these proteins:
- a CDS encoding DUF1801 domain-containing protein, yielding MERVESSPDHYIASQDPDIRAVLEELHTLIQTALPGRDSCMWEGVFWGGSEQQIIGYGNYSYQRSDKKQVEWFTAGLTRQKNYFSLYVNAVEGKKYLAEIYGPRLGKVKTGKSSISFHNLSNVNLDVLSEMIEHAGRITDETES